One Vibrio penaeicida DNA segment encodes these proteins:
- a CDS encoding HDOD domain-containing protein: MNHLSFYWLPHNNQLLLQGLESEFAQLVEQSINTGKISLPPIPDAVLKIQQLCTMDTTGIPDIAECLMEDPSLTAVVIRVANSVVFNRRNITCTDLQTAVSRLGILRVRDIVTAQAIEQLKNSVNLNKECNHVLTNSASVSRRLAATMVLVVRSFQATEDGEKYEYMEIEKALLSGLLADIGVFCLVNEYHLYLDRGNYLDYDIALQIFQSRCAVTSQLVLKSWGFDRDFIEVATNKSVEEQAHPVTYLDVARIANHLLMFRDEDDEIDEHEVEFDVDGAEVLYELSNLSDSDFENEIKKIMNSTGF, encoded by the coding sequence ATGAATCATTTATCATTTTACTGGTTACCTCATAACAACCAGTTACTGCTCCAAGGGCTTGAGTCCGAATTTGCTCAATTAGTGGAGCAATCCATAAATACTGGCAAGATCAGTCTTCCGCCAATTCCAGACGCTGTCTTGAAGATCCAACAACTTTGTACAATGGATACCACGGGTATTCCAGATATTGCAGAGTGTCTAATGGAAGATCCCAGCCTTACCGCCGTGGTTATCCGAGTCGCTAATTCAGTGGTTTTTAATCGCAGAAATATTACCTGTACCGATTTGCAAACTGCGGTGTCTCGATTAGGCATCCTTCGCGTTCGAGATATAGTGACAGCGCAGGCAATCGAACAGTTAAAGAATTCGGTTAACCTGAATAAAGAATGCAATCATGTATTAACAAATAGCGCATCTGTATCTCGCAGGTTAGCGGCAACGATGGTTCTTGTTGTTCGTTCATTCCAAGCTACAGAAGACGGTGAAAAGTACGAATACATGGAAATAGAGAAAGCGCTTCTCAGCGGTCTACTGGCCGACATTGGTGTTTTCTGTCTTGTTAACGAATACCACCTATACCTCGATCGAGGAAATTACCTTGATTACGACATAGCACTTCAAATTTTCCAGTCTCGCTGTGCTGTTACCAGTCAACTTGTACTAAAAAGTTGGGGATTTGATCGAGACTTTATTGAAGTCGCGACGAATAAATCGGTAGAAGAACAGGCGCATCCAGTCACCTACTTGGATGTTGCCCGAATAGCGAACCATCTCCTAATGTTCCGTGATGAAGATGATGAGATTGACGAACACGAAGTTGAATTCGATGTTGATGGCGCGGAAGTGCTCTATGAATTGAGTAATCTTTCGGATTCTGACTTCGAAAATGAAATTAAAAAGATAATGAATTCAACTGGGTTCTGA
- the panP gene encoding pyridoxal-dependent aspartate 1-decarboxylase PanP gives MVSENKTADVSFESLLKIFTVPEAPDSTLGHIENKLSQNLNQFLREHIVAEEKPLADIEKQFSNPYLPEQPQFVSEHTQSLLDNLVSQSVHTSAPSFIGHMTSALPYFLMPLSKIMIALNQNLVKIETSKAFTPLERQVLGMLHGLIYQETPDFYQKWMHSANHSLGAFCSGGTIANITALWVARNNALKADGEFTGVEKEGLFKAMKHYGYDGLAILVSERGHYSLNKAADVLGLGRDCLVSVKTDNQNKLCSNDLELKISDLKQRNIKPFAIVGVAGTTETGNIDPLEDIARISQAHGCHFHVDAAWGGATLMSNNHRHLLKGIELADSVTIDAHKQLYIPMGAGMVLFKDPSAMTAIEHHAQYILRKGSKDLGSHTLEGSRSGMAMLVYSSMHIISRPGYELLIDQSIDKARYFASLVSKQPDFELVTEPELCLLTYRYIPEVTKQALEIASDKQLDELHEALNALTKQIQKKQRETGKTFVSRTRLNPEKWAFRHTIVFRVVLANPLTTEDILQSVLQEQREIAAELPKLMTRVIELSKKILGK, from the coding sequence ATGGTATCTGAGAATAAGACAGCAGATGTAAGCTTTGAAAGTTTGCTGAAAATATTTACTGTGCCGGAAGCACCAGACTCAACACTTGGTCATATCGAGAATAAGTTATCGCAAAACTTAAACCAGTTTTTGCGAGAACATATCGTTGCTGAAGAAAAGCCTTTGGCCGACATTGAAAAGCAATTCTCTAATCCCTATTTGCCCGAACAGCCTCAGTTTGTATCTGAACACACACAAAGCTTACTGGACAACTTAGTTTCTCAATCTGTTCATACCTCGGCACCAAGCTTTATTGGTCACATGACCTCGGCACTCCCTTACTTTCTAATGCCACTTTCAAAAATCATGATTGCGTTGAATCAGAACTTGGTAAAGATAGAAACATCGAAAGCCTTTACCCCGCTTGAACGCCAAGTGCTCGGAATGCTTCACGGGTTAATTTACCAAGAAACGCCCGATTTCTATCAGAAATGGATGCACAGCGCGAACCATTCGCTTGGTGCTTTTTGCTCTGGTGGAACCATCGCAAATATCACGGCACTATGGGTTGCGAGAAATAACGCTCTTAAAGCAGACGGCGAGTTTACAGGTGTAGAAAAAGAAGGTCTTTTCAAAGCCATGAAGCATTATGGCTATGACGGTTTAGCTATTTTAGTATCCGAACGTGGTCATTACTCCCTAAATAAAGCTGCAGATGTGCTTGGCTTAGGAAGAGATTGTTTGGTTTCGGTTAAAACCGACAACCAAAACAAACTTTGTTCGAATGATCTCGAACTAAAAATTTCCGACCTAAAACAACGCAACATAAAGCCATTTGCTATTGTTGGTGTGGCAGGGACTACGGAAACAGGCAACATTGATCCATTAGAAGACATCGCTCGAATCAGCCAAGCGCACGGTTGCCACTTCCATGTCGATGCAGCTTGGGGTGGCGCAACATTAATGTCTAATAACCACCGTCATTTACTCAAAGGCATCGAACTTGCAGATTCCGTAACAATTGACGCTCACAAACAGCTATACATCCCTATGGGGGCTGGAATGGTGCTCTTCAAAGATCCGAGTGCCATGACTGCTATTGAACATCATGCCCAGTATATTTTGCGTAAGGGTTCGAAGGATTTAGGCAGCCATACATTAGAAGGCTCGCGTTCAGGAATGGCTATGCTGGTTTATTCAAGCATGCATATTATCAGCCGACCTGGTTATGAATTACTTATCGATCAGAGTATCGATAAAGCAAGATATTTTGCTTCTCTCGTTTCCAAACAACCCGACTTTGAGCTGGTGACTGAACCTGAACTTTGCTTACTCACGTACCGATATATTCCGGAAGTGACAAAACAAGCCCTTGAAATTGCGAGCGATAAACAATTAGACGAATTGCATGAAGCATTAAATGCGTTAACGAAACAGATTCAGAAAAAGCAACGGGAAACAGGTAAAACATTCGTTTCTCGAACCCGATTGAACCCTGAAAAATGGGCCTTTAGGCATACCATCGTATTTCGCGTTGTACTCGCCAACCCTCTGACGACTGAAGACATACTCCAATCCGTTCTTCAAGAACAACGAGAAATTGCGGCTGAGTTGCCGAAACTTATGACTCGAGTTATTGAGCTTTCTAAAAAAATATTGGGAAAATAG
- a CDS encoding MurR/RpiR family transcriptional regulator — MNTLEKIQKNLENFSKSERKVAEVIMASPQTAIHSSIATLAKMADVSEPTVNRFCRRLDTKGFPDFKLHLAQSLANGTPYVNRNVEEDDGPDAYTHKIFESTMACLDVAKNSIDSMQVNRAVDLLTQAKRISFFGLGASSAVAKDAQNKFIRFNIPISCFEDIVMQRMSCINCTDNDVIVLISHTGRTKSLVEIANLARENGATVIAVTAKDSPLDRASSLSISLDVPEDTDVYMPMASRVVQMTVIDVLATGFTLRRGSGFRENLKRVKDALKDSRYDKIAQY, encoded by the coding sequence ATGAATACATTAGAAAAAATACAGAAAAACTTGGAGAACTTCAGCAAGTCTGAACGTAAAGTTGCCGAAGTGATCATGGCATCTCCTCAAACCGCCATACACTCTAGTATTGCCACGCTTGCGAAAATGGCAGACGTTAGTGAACCAACCGTTAACCGATTCTGTCGTCGTCTGGATACCAAAGGTTTCCCAGATTTTAAACTTCATTTAGCTCAAAGTTTGGCGAATGGTACGCCCTATGTAAACAGAAATGTCGAAGAAGACGACGGTCCTGATGCTTACACGCATAAGATTTTTGAATCGACTATGGCGTGCTTAGATGTTGCCAAAAATAGCATCGACTCAATGCAAGTTAACCGAGCCGTAGACCTTCTTACTCAAGCAAAACGTATCTCGTTCTTTGGTTTGGGGGCATCTTCTGCCGTTGCCAAAGATGCACAAAACAAATTCATCCGCTTTAACATCCCAATCAGTTGCTTTGAAGACATTGTGATGCAACGTATGAGCTGTATCAACTGCACAGACAACGACGTTATCGTTCTGATTTCTCATACTGGTCGAACAAAGAGTTTGGTTGAAATTGCCAACCTCGCCCGAGAAAATGGCGCAACCGTTATAGCGGTTACAGCAAAAGATTCGCCACTTGATCGCGCTTCATCACTGTCTATTTCATTGGACGTGCCAGAAGATACGGATGTTTATATGCCGATGGCAAGCCGTGTTGTCCAAATGACTGTTATCGATGTTCTTGCCACTGGTTTTACATTGCGCCGCGGATCTGGGTTTAGAGAAAACTTAAAACGTGTTAAAGATGCACTGAAAGATTCACGTTACGACAAAATAGCGCAATACTGA
- a CDS encoding iron-containing alcohol dehydrogenase → MFQFMTSTKIVFGEGALASSLSAISQYGYSALLVTGEDRNRALLIIEYFNSQSIRFHHVAISSEPFIAMIEEIAVQGRKFRPEMVVAIGGGSVIDTGKALAAIIPNQGNLYDYVEVVGRDVPLKSKPIPFIAIPTTASTGAEVTKNAVLRSGQDRVKVSLRSPDMLPDLAIVDPELTYGTEPQTSGRGAMDAFTHLMEAYVCGDPNPLTDMICEEGLLRLSGAILPACLDDHPEARSDISFAAMLGGMATTNAKLGAAHGLAFALGGKLKAPHSVIAAQLAPYVMLENIHAAEQLGREDILSRYKKIAQIVTSQNDAHVEDSVIWVRAMLDKLKLPKLSTFGVCNTSFEQVAEDALRTVAIKGNPIPLNYDRLIYILSKVCPCTGAIPHPITRTFEQYRVSKTDQVSQTDRASQTDSMAAVGQRTLDNDFERKE, encoded by the coding sequence ATGTTTCAATTTATGACTTCGACAAAAATCGTATTTGGTGAAGGTGCACTCGCATCGTCTCTATCAGCCATTTCTCAATACGGCTACAGTGCTCTGCTTGTTACTGGTGAAGACCGAAATCGTGCTTTACTTATCATTGAATATTTTAATTCGCAATCGATCCGTTTTCATCATGTCGCCATATCAAGTGAGCCTTTTATTGCGATGATTGAAGAGATAGCTGTGCAAGGTAGAAAATTTCGCCCAGAAATGGTGGTGGCGATTGGTGGCGGCAGCGTGATTGATACTGGGAAAGCGCTAGCAGCCATTATTCCAAACCAAGGTAATCTTTACGATTACGTTGAAGTGGTAGGCCGAGATGTACCCTTGAAATCAAAGCCGATTCCTTTTATTGCCATTCCTACAACTGCTAGCACAGGTGCAGAAGTGACCAAAAATGCGGTGCTACGCTCTGGGCAAGATAGAGTAAAAGTGAGTTTACGAAGCCCCGATATGCTGCCGGATCTTGCCATTGTAGATCCTGAACTCACGTATGGGACCGAGCCACAAACCTCAGGAAGAGGCGCTATGGATGCTTTTACCCATTTGATGGAAGCATACGTGTGTGGTGATCCGAATCCGCTCACGGATATGATTTGTGAAGAGGGGCTACTCAGACTTTCAGGTGCGATTTTACCTGCATGCTTAGATGACCATCCTGAAGCGCGATCCGACATTTCTTTTGCAGCAATGTTGGGTGGTATGGCTACCACCAATGCCAAGTTGGGTGCTGCTCATGGGTTGGCATTTGCTTTAGGTGGAAAACTAAAAGCGCCTCATAGCGTAATTGCTGCGCAACTAGCACCATACGTTATGTTGGAGAACATTCATGCCGCGGAACAGCTTGGGCGAGAAGACATTTTATCCCGTTACAAGAAAATTGCTCAGATCGTAACTTCACAAAACGATGCGCATGTAGAAGATAGCGTGATTTGGGTTCGAGCGATGCTCGACAAACTCAAACTGCCTAAGCTTTCTACTTTTGGCGTTTGTAACACCTCATTTGAGCAAGTGGCGGAAGATGCGCTGCGTACCGTTGCAATCAAAGGGAATCCAATACCCCTTAATTACGATCGGTTGATCTATATATTATCAAAAGTATGCCCATGTACGGGCGCGATTCCTCACCCTATTACTCGTACCTTTGAGCAATATAGGGTTTCAAAAACAGATCAGGTTTCACAAACAGATCGGGCTTCACAAACAGACAGCATGGCAGCTGTTGGTCAACGAACCTTAGATAATGACTTTGAAAGGAAAGAATAA
- a CDS encoding GrxA family glutaredoxin, whose translation MFVVIFGRPGCPFCVRAKDLADKLKEERDDFNYRYVDIHAEGISKADLEKTVGKPVETVPQIFVDQDHVGGFTEFEAYAKENLGLYD comes from the coding sequence ATGTTTGTAGTAATTTTTGGTCGTCCTGGTTGCCCTTTCTGTGTGCGTGCAAAAGATCTTGCTGATAAATTGAAAGAAGAACGTGACGACTTTAACTACCGTTACGTTGATATCCATGCAGAAGGCATCAGCAAAGCAGACCTAGAAAAAACGGTAGGTAAGCCAGTTGAAACTGTGCCTCAAATTTTCGTTGACCAAGACCATGTTGGTGGGTTTACCGAATTTGAAGCATACGCAAAAGAAAACTTGGGTCTATACGATTAA
- a CDS encoding aspartate:alanine antiporter, with protein sequence MNIDIVTLLEQNPILLIFVVLAIGLGIGKIQFGRMQLGSAIGVLISAILMGNLGFSFNADALTIGFMLFIFCVGIEAGPNFFGIFFRDGKHYFILSLTVLSSALAITYFVSSYLELDFGFSAGMMAGSLTSTPILVGAQDALKTGLATVPSDITMDKVRENLSVGYAIAYLVGLTSMILMAKLLPKFQRQNLHDSATQIAQERGLDTSAQRKVYLPIIRAYRVGTELVDWTDGKNLRELGIYRQTGCYIERIRRNGILAHPDGDAILQQGDEIALVGYPDSHARLDPSFRNGKEVFDRNLLDLRIVEEEIVVKSDSIAGKKLSDLNLSEYGCFLNRVVRAQIEMPMDLNIVLAKGDILQVSGEKSRVMGLAERIGFISIHSQMADLLAFCSFFILGILFGLITMTFGQVTFGLGNAVGLLLSGITLGFLRANHPTFGYVPQGALNMVKDLGLMFFMVGIGLSAGDSIVSYMSRVGPQILGVSLLISVIPVMIAYLVGAYVLKMNRALLIGAIVGARTCGPAMDVVNEQAKSTIPALGYAGTYAIANILMTLAGTFLIIIT encoded by the coding sequence GTGAACATCGATATCGTCACGTTATTAGAGCAAAACCCTATTTTGCTTATCTTCGTCGTGCTTGCCATTGGGTTAGGCATTGGCAAAATTCAATTTGGTCGTATGCAATTAGGCAGTGCCATTGGGGTATTGATTAGCGCCATACTCATGGGTAATCTTGGCTTTTCCTTTAATGCCGATGCATTAACCATTGGTTTCATGCTGTTTATATTTTGTGTAGGTATAGAAGCAGGACCAAACTTCTTTGGTATTTTCTTTCGCGACGGCAAGCATTATTTTATTTTGAGCCTTACCGTTCTCAGCTCCGCACTTGCTATAACGTACTTTGTGAGTAGTTATCTCGAGCTTGATTTTGGATTCTCTGCCGGAATGATGGCGGGCTCTTTAACGTCTACACCTATTTTGGTGGGTGCTCAAGATGCATTGAAAACGGGCTTAGCCACTGTACCGTCTGATATCACAATGGATAAAGTCCGTGAAAACCTCTCTGTTGGATACGCTATTGCCTATCTGGTTGGATTAACCAGTATGATTTTAATGGCTAAATTACTCCCCAAATTTCAGAGGCAAAACCTTCACGATTCAGCCACACAAATTGCTCAAGAAAGAGGGCTAGATACCTCCGCCCAGCGAAAAGTATATTTGCCTATTATTCGAGCCTATCGCGTAGGTACAGAATTGGTGGATTGGACAGATGGAAAAAACCTGAGGGAGCTGGGTATTTATCGCCAAACGGGGTGTTACATTGAACGTATTCGACGAAATGGGATCCTAGCTCATCCAGATGGCGACGCTATCTTGCAGCAAGGAGACGAAATCGCTTTAGTTGGCTACCCAGACAGCCACGCTCGACTGGATCCAAGCTTTAGAAACGGGAAAGAAGTGTTTGACCGAAATCTATTGGATTTGCGTATTGTTGAAGAAGAAATCGTTGTAAAAAGCGACAGCATTGCCGGTAAAAAGCTTTCGGATTTGAATCTTTCCGAATATGGATGTTTCTTAAACCGAGTAGTGCGCGCGCAAATTGAAATGCCAATGGATTTGAATATCGTACTTGCTAAGGGAGACATCCTTCAAGTAAGCGGAGAAAAAAGTCGTGTTATGGGTTTAGCTGAGCGAATCGGTTTCATCTCTATCCACAGCCAAATGGCCGACTTATTAGCATTCTGTAGCTTTTTTATTCTAGGTATTTTATTTGGTTTAATCACCATGACATTTGGGCAGGTGACTTTCGGGCTAGGAAATGCTGTCGGGCTTCTGCTCTCTGGGATTACTCTGGGATTCCTGCGTGCTAACCACCCTACTTTTGGCTACGTTCCTCAAGGTGCCTTGAACATGGTCAAAGACTTGGGCTTAATGTTCTTTATGGTAGGCATTGGTTTAAGTGCTGGTGACAGTATTGTTTCTTATATGTCTAGAGTGGGTCCTCAGATATTAGGCGTGAGTTTACTTATAAGCGTAATCCCCGTCATGATTGCTTATCTAGTGGGCGCCTATGTGCTGAAGATGAACAGAGCACTATTAATTGGTGCTATTGTTGGCGCAAGAACGTGTGGCCCCGCAATGGACGTCGTCAATGAACAAGCTAAATCTACGATTCCGGCTTTGGGCTATGCAGGCACTTATGCGATCGCCAACATCTTGATGACTCTGGCTGGTACGTTCTTGATCATCATTACCTAG
- the fabV gene encoding enoyl-ACP reductase FabV has protein sequence MIIKPRIRGFICTTTHPVGCEANVKEQIEYTKVQGPIKNAPKRVLVVGSSSGYGLSSRIAAAFGGGASTIGVFFEKAGTEKKPGTAGWYNSAAFDKLAKEEGLYSKSLNGDAFSNEAKQKTIDLIKEDLGQIDMVVYSLASPVRKLPDTGEVIRSSLKPIGDTYTSTAVDTNKDLIIEASVEPATEQEIKDTVTVMGGEDWELWIQALSEAGVLAEGCKTVAYSYIGTELTWPIYWDGALGKAKMDLDRAATALNDKLSTTGGSANVAVLKSVVTQASSAIPVMPLYIAMVFKKMREEGVHEGCMEQIFRMFSERLYKEDGSVAEVDDKNRLRLDDWELRDDIQKYCRELWPQITSDNLKELTDYAEYKEEFLKLFGFGCEGVDYEADVNPLVEFDVQDI, from the coding sequence ATGATCATCAAACCAAGAATTCGTGGCTTCATTTGTACCACTACACATCCAGTTGGCTGTGAAGCAAACGTAAAAGAACAAATCGAATATACGAAAGTACAAGGTCCTATCAAAAATGCCCCTAAGCGCGTGCTCGTTGTTGGTTCTTCAAGCGGTTACGGCCTATCTTCACGCATTGCCGCTGCTTTCGGTGGTGGTGCATCAACCATTGGTGTGTTTTTCGAAAAAGCAGGCACAGAGAAAAAACCAGGAACAGCCGGTTGGTATAATTCTGCTGCATTTGACAAGCTAGCGAAAGAAGAGGGCTTGTACTCAAAAAGCTTAAATGGCGACGCATTCTCAAATGAAGCAAAACAAAAGACAATTGATCTGATCAAGGAAGACTTAGGTCAGATCGATATGGTGGTTTACTCACTGGCTTCTCCAGTACGTAAGCTTCCTGATACAGGTGAAGTGATCCGCTCATCTCTAAAGCCTATCGGTGATACTTACACGTCTACAGCGGTCGATACAAACAAAGACCTAATCATTGAAGCGAGTGTTGAACCTGCTACTGAGCAGGAAATTAAAGATACCGTGACGGTCATGGGTGGTGAAGACTGGGAATTATGGATCCAAGCACTATCAGAAGCGGGCGTTTTGGCAGAAGGTTGTAAGACAGTAGCATACAGCTACATTGGTACTGAGCTAACGTGGCCTATCTACTGGGATGGCGCGCTAGGTAAAGCGAAAATGGACCTTGACCGTGCAGCGACAGCGTTAAATGATAAACTTAGTACCACAGGTGGCAGCGCAAACGTTGCTGTGCTTAAGTCGGTTGTTACTCAGGCTAGCTCCGCTATTCCTGTTATGCCTCTTTACATTGCTATGGTGTTTAAGAAGATGCGCGAAGAAGGCGTTCACGAAGGCTGTATGGAACAAATCTTCCGTATGTTCAGCGAGCGTTTATACAAAGAAGATGGTTCTGTAGCAGAAGTCGATGACAAAAACCGCTTGCGTTTGGATGACTGGGAACTGCGTGATGACATTCAAAAGTACTGCCGTGAACTTTGGCCACAAATCACATCAGATAACCTAAAAGAGCTAACTGACTACGCTGAGTACAAAGAAGAGTTCTTGAAGTTATTCGGATTTGGTTGTGAAGGTGTTGACTACGAAGCCGATGTGAATCCACTGGTAGAGTTCGACGTTCAAGATATCTAA
- a CDS encoding acyl-CoA dehydrogenase encodes MSSLKQLRRKWVSDPAFKFFKKVLPPLSDTEKEAMEAGSVWWDGELFGGSPNWHMLHQYPKPELTDEEQSFVDNELETLLSMLNDDQIVRHDRDLPDEVWDYLKKERFFSLIISKEYGGREFSSLANSTIVTKIATKSISAAVCVMVPNSLGPGELLSHYGTQEQKDYWLPRLADGRDIPCFALTGPEAGSDAGGIPDQGTVCMGEHDGKEVLGIRLSWNKRYITLAPVATVLGLAFKLKDPDGLLGDNPDLGITCALIPADHQGVELGERHDPLGLAFMNGPTRGNDVFIPMEWLIGGSEYAGKGWRMLVECLSAGRGISLPALGTSIGHLSARTTGAYAYVRKQFGMSIGKFEGVAEAMGRIGGLTYLLEATRTLTTTSLDMKEKPGIVTAIAKYHMTEIARDILNDSMDIHAGRAIQTGPMNYLAHHYSGIPVAITVEGANILTRNLMIFGQGATRCHPYVLKEMEAAANPDSKEGAKEFDDLLFKHIGHATKNAFGAFGAALTGSKFVSASMSGETKEYYQHMTRLSRALAISADVAMLTLGGELKRKEMISARLGDGLSYLFMGSAVLKKYEDDGRQQSDLDYVHYAMNHCLHHAAQSLQEAYSNFPSKVAGKFLNFLVFPLGNRFKKASDDNAVAIANSLMTPGAHRDRLTHLCYVGKDNDDPVGLMENAFMAMYKVRGHERKVIQGIREGKIDKKAPLNVRLEQALEHKILNKVEVDEILSADKLRYMAIQVDHFSYDLVETRTHKTNEVSLNSVA; translated from the coding sequence ATGAGCTCTCTAAAACAACTAAGAAGAAAATGGGTCAGTGACCCAGCGTTCAAATTCTTCAAAAAAGTGCTTCCACCACTCTCTGACACCGAGAAAGAGGCAATGGAAGCAGGCAGCGTATGGTGGGATGGCGAACTGTTTGGCGGCTCCCCAAATTGGCATATGTTGCATCAATATCCTAAACCTGAACTGACGGATGAAGAGCAAAGCTTCGTTGATAATGAATTAGAAACGTTGCTCTCGATGCTGAATGATGACCAAATTGTTAGGCACGATCGAGATCTTCCTGACGAAGTTTGGGACTATTTGAAGAAAGAGCGCTTCTTTTCATTGATTATTTCCAAAGAGTACGGTGGGCGGGAATTTTCTTCTTTAGCCAATTCCACCATTGTGACCAAGATTGCTACAAAGAGCATCAGCGCCGCGGTGTGCGTAATGGTGCCAAACTCACTTGGTCCTGGTGAATTGCTCTCGCACTACGGAACACAGGAACAAAAAGACTACTGGTTGCCGCGTCTGGCTGACGGTCGTGATATTCCTTGTTTCGCTTTAACCGGTCCTGAAGCGGGCTCTGATGCAGGTGGTATACCTGATCAGGGAACCGTCTGTATGGGCGAACACGATGGTAAAGAAGTGCTTGGTATTCGGCTTAGCTGGAACAAGCGTTACATTACTCTCGCACCGGTCGCGACGGTATTGGGTTTGGCGTTTAAGCTTAAAGACCCAGATGGTCTACTTGGGGATAATCCCGACTTGGGCATTACGTGTGCGCTAATTCCAGCTGATCATCAAGGCGTTGAACTGGGTGAGCGTCACGATCCACTTGGTCTGGCGTTTATGAATGGACCAACTCGCGGAAACGATGTTTTTATTCCTATGGAATGGTTGATCGGTGGTTCTGAATATGCCGGAAAGGGCTGGCGGATGCTGGTGGAATGCCTTTCTGCAGGTCGTGGTATTTCATTACCAGCCCTTGGCACATCGATAGGACACTTATCTGCGCGTACGACGGGTGCATATGCATACGTCCGTAAACAATTTGGTATGTCAATTGGTAAGTTCGAAGGTGTGGCGGAAGCCATGGGGCGCATTGGGGGACTTACGTACCTTCTTGAAGCCACCCGCACGCTAACGACAACTTCACTGGACATGAAGGAAAAGCCAGGGATTGTTACTGCTATCGCCAAATATCACATGACAGAAATTGCGCGGGATATTCTGAACGATTCAATGGACATTCACGCAGGTCGTGCGATTCAAACAGGACCGATGAATTACCTAGCGCACCATTATTCAGGAATTCCAGTCGCGATTACGGTGGAAGGGGCGAATATTTTGACCCGCAACCTGATGATATTTGGTCAAGGTGCAACGCGATGTCACCCTTATGTATTGAAGGAAATGGAAGCGGCAGCGAATCCCGACTCCAAAGAAGGAGCGAAAGAGTTTGATGACTTGCTTTTCAAGCATATAGGTCATGCAACTAAGAATGCCTTTGGCGCTTTTGGTGCTGCCCTAACGGGTTCCAAGTTTGTTTCCGCTTCTATGAGTGGCGAAACAAAAGAGTACTACCAGCACATGACTCGTCTAAGCCGTGCCTTGGCTATCAGTGCTGATGTTGCCATGTTGACACTTGGTGGGGAACTCAAGAGAAAAGAGATGATTTCCGCCCGGTTGGGGGACGGTCTTAGCTATTTATTTATGGGTTCAGCCGTGCTGAAGAAATACGAGGACGACGGTAGACAGCAGTCCGATTTGGATTACGTTCATTACGCCATGAATCATTGTCTTCACCATGCTGCTCAGTCGTTGCAAGAAGCGTATTCAAACTTCCCGTCTAAAGTTGCGGGTAAGTTCCTTAACTTCTTGGTTTTCCCTCTGGGGAACCGATTCAAGAAAGCATCGGATGATAATGCTGTTGCGATTGCGAACAGCCTAATGACCCCTGGAGCCCACCGAGATCGCCTAACTCATCTTTGTTATGTCGGTAAAGATAACGACGATCCTGTTGGCTTAATGGAAAATGCATTCATGGCTATGTACAAAGTAAGAGGTCATGAGCGCAAGGTCATCCAAGGCATAAGAGAAGGCAAAATCGACAAGAAAGCCCCACTCAATGTTCGACTGGAGCAAGCACTCGAGCATAAGATTTTGAACAAAGTCGAAGTGGACGAAATCTTAAGTGCAGACAAACTTCGCTACATGGCAATCCAAGTGGATCACTTTAGCTATGATTTGGTCGAAACGCGTACTCACAAAACGAATGAGGTTTCGCTAAATAGCGTCGCGTAA
- a CDS encoding TetR/AcrR family transcriptional regulator, translating into MSAKNKTKDKILDVAEALFAEHGFNDTSLRTITSKANVNLASVNYHFGDKKTLVRAVLNRYLEAFMPALGKALSELNQATDYSMEEVFQTLKQPLLSLNTLRPNGASRFMSLIGRGYTDVQGHLRWFITTRYDEVLTQFTSSVSKANPSLTPETLFWRLHFTLGTCVFTMASSQALAEIAFNDFDKQVDSEAIIDQLIPYLAAGVAVN; encoded by the coding sequence ATGAGTGCAAAGAATAAAACCAAAGACAAAATCTTAGATGTTGCAGAAGCGCTCTTCGCTGAACATGGCTTTAATGATACTTCGTTAAGAACCATAACAAGTAAAGCGAACGTGAACTTAGCTTCTGTTAATTATCATTTCGGAGACAAAAAAACCTTAGTACGAGCAGTGCTCAATAGATATCTAGAGGCTTTCATGCCTGCACTGGGGAAGGCGCTTTCCGAGTTAAATCAAGCAACGGACTATTCAATGGAAGAGGTCTTCCAAACGTTAAAACAACCGCTTCTTTCTTTAAACACACTTCGTCCTAACGGTGCGAGCCGTTTCATGTCATTGATTGGGCGAGGATATACCGATGTACAAGGGCACCTGCGTTGGTTCATTACCACGCGTTATGACGAGGTATTAACTCAGTTTACCTCTTCGGTTAGCAAAGCGAACCCCTCTCTGACTCCTGAAACACTTTTCTGGCGGCTACACTTCACTCTAGGAACGTGTGTATTCACCATGGCTTCAAGCCAAGCGTTAGCCGAAATTGCCTTTAATGATTTTGATAAACAGGTGGACTCAGAAGCCATCATTGATCAACTCATACCCTATTTAGCGGCAGGCGTTGCCGTAAACTAA